tccagccatcatatcacatgacaataatcacccacatgcatacttaccggccttcagccacacataatgcaatgcttgactccactcaacagccacatcggacgaccaaccgaacacgcatcacactcacaagtatgcactggacaccacacgagtccatttattaacgatgatcgcgctcttggcgccacggtgatgaggatccacgcgaccggcgtgatcgactctcacaattaatgcgatcccgcattcttccgacaggaccgggctacgttccttttccctctcggcaacggcaactacaagcagtgtatccagtgcaccctgcacggcacggcaagtaggcatccctatacggggcttcggtccatcacaagctgcgaccggcatccgataatcccttaaaaccgtacgtaccatacggggcatgaattatcgtgcttttagcaagtcgtgtggttccataaaaatggtacggtgtgtactatgtgtacagatctgaacttgccaggaaaacccatcatcgttccttcatatgaccatacaaagacacccgacacatcaatcaatttattctctttgatttaggccggatgctcacacaaacgtgctcaaagactcggccccaaggccattttcatgctaaaatatgactttgatcttgcacacggtcatatgcatatgcagactaccgaatagacaccgcaaagatacacagaacaattaattcccaagcggacgccaactcactcaacgagcatccaggatactcaaatcaacatttcaacgtggcgatccgcccaaacaaagtcatcaattcaacacgaataaaccaattcgattatgccacataaaggctcaatttcgtgccgtagtcattaattagccagtttgatttaaaatcgccaatcgatcgctcgtccttaacctatcgctcgcccgcgatcaaatcacaacatacagtcaaattcgcctaacatcaattagccacagacaattctaatttaatcgattatggccatttaccctaaaccgggtttctaactaatccgaccataatcaaatctaccaaaATGTCATACCGACtaactaactaattctaggcgcaattagcgccccaaccaaggattagggtcaactcaccaacaatggcggtcgaggtcgggtcgggcacgaattTCGAGGTCGGGGCCGAAATTCACTATTCACGGGgcggaaacactgttcacgccggaaacactgttcaccgcgcggcactgttccggcgacactgttcacggccgaaaacagTGACGATTTCGGCGGTGAAATTGCTGCAAACGGTGGCGgctcagcgattggaggtccggcgagcgacggaagctgaaaaacagaattaacagaggtaaaacaggggaaaccgggctgaatttggggggaaaatcgatctcacgggctgaggcgaggctggggaaggctgggggactcacctacaggtcgaggaAGACCTTCAggaccagctgggggcggcggacggTGGCCGGAAGCAGCGGAACAGCAGCTGTACAGATCGcgcagaaaacagaggaaaagcgAGCATAgcaggggaggtccgatcgaggctcaaatcgggctctacgggcggcggccgaCCACCACAACTTTCGAGGGACAAGATaggactctaaggaggtcgtcggtggcggtggtgagtgGCGGAAGGGGGCGGTTTGAGCTGGAACAGAAGCAAAAACAGCAAAACCCGAAAACAGAGGGTTGTCGGTTTCCGGGGCTGTTTGCGGCGGTTCCGGTGGACGACGAGCAGCGGGGTTGGGTCGGGATGGTGGTGAGGAGGCTGGTGGACGTTGCTGACGTGGTGGTTGGCTTCGACGGTGTCGTGAACGaccggaggaggagctggaagtTTCGGTTTCAGGGGCGCCAAAACAGAGCAGAGCTTCTGCGGCGGTTTTCACGGCCGTCCGGCGACCGGCGATGGTGCCGGAGGGAGGTGGAACGGTGGACGGAGGTGGCTGGGGGTCTGTGGTGGTGGTTGGGGTGTTGGTCGCACGAAAATGGCCGGAGGAGAAGAGAATGGATGTTCGGTGAGGGGGGCTGTTGTTCTTGCGCGAGCAACGGGAGGATGAGGGAGCagcaggaaagagagagagagagaagtcacgTGGCTTTGACTGGTGGGGGCTGAATTGACCAAAGGTGGGGCCCagccatctcttcaaaataaatgttttcgtcttatacgtataatatccaagggcgaaacggtcttttgataaatcgggactgatcggatttttggctcgaCCGGTTGGGAATAAAATtgggattttcacgggctaatttcggtccggaaaagtttAGGTGCGATgaataaaaatcctaattcgcggcgaccacgatcgatttcgagacccaatcgaaatcgaacgacattttagaaattgttcaaaattcgtcatgtacgtcctttcgatccgaaatttaataccaactaaagttcaataataatcctttttattgaactcggtctctgtaccgagggcctaatttccagggcgtcacaaaaggatatttatttttgatCGTTACCTTATTAAGCTCACGGTAGTCTATGCATAGCCTCATActattgtctttctttttcacgaaCAATACGGGAGCTCCCCAAGGTGAAACACTAGGCCGGATGAATCCCTTATCCGGGAGTTCTTGCAGCTGTGTTTTCAACTCTCTTAATTCAGTTGGTGCCATTCGATACGGTGCCTTAGAAATGGGTGTAGTGCCGGGCATCGGATCGATGAAAAATTCAATCTCTCTATCAAGAGGCAAATCAGGCAAGTCTTCGGGAAATACATCTGGAAAATCTCGAACAACGGAAACATTTTCCAGCTTTACCACATCCTTATTTGTATCTCTCACATAAGCCAAATAACCATGACAACCCTTCTTCAAAAGCTTTCTTGCTTGCAAAACCGAAATCAACCCTGGAAAGTTAACCTTACAACTTCTCGAGAAAAAGAATTCAGCCTGATTTGGAGGTCGAAAAACAACTTTTTTGGCATAACAATCAACCGTAGCATGATAAGTTGATAACCAATCCATTCCTAGAATGACATCAAAatcttatatatatttaattctACAAGATCCACAGGCATCTTGACATCATCAATCCGGAGCATACATCTCTTATATACACGATCGGCATTAAAAAAATCCCCGGTGGGAGTATCCACACGCAAATCACCATCAAGCGACTTAGGTGGCACATCGAGTTTCTTAGCGAATTTcatggaaacaaaagaatgtGTTGCACCGGGACCAAATAAGGCGTAAGCATATCGTGAGGCAATAGAAACATCACCTGTCACAACCGCATTAGACGCCGCTGCATCCTCCTCTGTCATCGTAAAGACCTTCCCAGCTGTCCTTTGCCTTTGTTGATTCTCTTGTGGTCTATCAACCGGAGGTGCATTTTTCCGCATAGGGCAAGTGCGTGCTAGGTGTCCGGGTCGTCCACATACAAAACAAGATCTGTTATCTGCTGGAGCCTTCCTTTGCATAGGACAGGTTTGTCGTATATATCCCGCCTTTCCACATAAAAAGCAAACTCCAGTCTTCCAATAACATTGACCACTATGAAGTTTCCCACAAGTAGTGCTAGGCTTAAGAATAGCTCGACTCTTTGCCTTCTCGATCCCGCTAAAGCCCCTTTGCTTGTTACCCTCACTTAGAtgactttcttgaaaatttctagcCTTGTGCCTCTTATGTTGAGGAGCACCCGCGATGCCGCTCTCCAAGATCTCTTGCTCAATCCCGATCGCTCGTTCCAGCACGTCCTCATAAGTTGTCAGTAGGAGAGACGCGAGTTCAAAACGAATCTCCGGTCGTAATCCCCTTTGAAAGTGCTCCGCTTTGTCCTTCTCATCGGCCACGAAATTCCCCGCAAATCTGCTCATTTGGTTGAAACGACCCGCATATTCCAAAACAGTAGACTCGCCTTGTGATATTtgtagaaaatcatttttcatctttGATTGAAAAGACTTCGGAAAGAATTGTGCATTGAAAGCCGTCTTGAAGTCCCTCCAATAAATGGTCGCGTCCTCATCTCCAAGAGTGGTCTTCAATCCCTCCCACCAATACTCGGCTTCACCCTCCAAGTATTGGGTTGCAAAGTTAACCTTTTTATCTTCGGGGACTTCTTCAACTTTAAAGATTCCCTCGATCTTCCTAATCCAACGTTACGCCATAAGAGGATCGGTTTGTCCATCATAAGTTGGTGGTTTCGCCTTCCCGAATTGGGCAAAGGTGTAACCTCGATCACCACCAGGTTCAATAACTCCAGATACATTATTTTGGGCCCTTAGCTGTTGGCTCTGCTTTCTTGTTTCTTGGGAGTCTGCTCTCGTATCATCTTGACGTCTTATCGAAGGCCTGCCTCTAGAACCTCGAGGCACATCACTAGGATCGATGTCAATAGCTCTTTTGCCCCTATCTCTGACAAGAGAAACAAGTGGTGGATCCGAGTCCGAGCTCATAACTACTTGAAACCACCCATAGAACATAACCTTAGTATCTAAAAAGATAACGCGTTAACATCTATCACACAATCTCACAACGTCCCATATCTATACCCAAAAATCATAACctatggctctgataccaacaaaATGTTACATCCCGATTCTCCGAGAAAAAGGacatgacacggccgtccttttgaatcaaaggacgcagcctcaaacAGAGCTCGAACTAATACACGATATCCAAATATATACctccatatatatttgataaaaaggtcACACATGTCCACAAAAGTAGAGCTCATCTACTATaaccaaaaagataaacaaacGTAGCTTTTCATCTAGCTCGAACTCACCAACTATATACaacttatccaaaaaatatatcCCCACTATCCAAAAGTAGTCTTGCAGCTAACGTACGCTCGACCCTATTTGCGACTTGCCGATAAACCtgaaagacaaaagagataacggagtgagcaaccacagctcggtgagaagtacaatatcttctaagcggatcgagaaatcactatgcaATCGTTAAAGTAAGTCAAACAACAATTCATAGTAATAACAAACTATCAATGGCTtaatccattgattaatctccttaaaccaactttcgatggtccatccatcgaataatctcaTACTCATCATTAACTATGACCACATTTAACGCCGTGACTAGgcgaccaagtttacccctcttggttaGGTCTACCACCCATTTTAGCCGGTGGTTCGGCTCAACGACGTCCCGACAGTATGTATACTACCCCCACCTCGGTGAGTTCTAATCATAGGGACATGAGTATTGAAACCCAataccaaaatccaaaaaaaaaaaaaacacaacgaTCTAGTTTCACAAACAGAAGGCTAAAAATCGAATACATAGCCTTTCACAGAAACATATTTCTCGGATAGTATTTCAGCAATATAATCATCAACAAgccatatcaaataatcaaatggtagtaatagctcgatcccgtttatgcaaaaataatgctctAAACGTCACATTACTTCACCTTGttaagaaaatcaaaccacagtacacgtgctcatctttaaagcatgagttttataaattcttaaaagataaAGTACATCTCACCTTAAAAAGTCGCAATCCAACCTATCGTAGTCACTCGAACCGACTCATCCGAATCATATCCAATTTATagaaaaatggatcaaatcgagtaacaagtcatcctaaggtatgacttagctaaactacacttatttagtgacaaaacaacGACTACGCGCCAACAGAAACTTATCCCTAACAGAAAATTCAATGCTGTCAGCTAAGGCAGCTTGTGCGCCAAAAccgttaaggccataacttcctccaccgaattccgtttcaagccatcttactgtccacgcgaagcttgttcaacgtactacaaaagtctcagCATAGCCAACCTCAGCCGATAACTGGAAACTAACAAAATCAGGTCTCGAAGTTTACTGTTCGCGCTGTACTGTAGCGCAccagaattgaaaatcttgttccgggtaaaccgtagtgtcaaattaagatccgtcgaatcatacgggtccataacatcctaaagtttcattcccaagcaaaaacgcagccaatcatcCATGAGATCAGACACAACAGCtcagtttccccaaaaatcccaattttgccctaaatccgaaaaatcactCCAATAGGAGGGACGAGAGGTGCGAGCCCTTACCTAGCGTTGCGACACGTAGGGAAACGACTTCAGCAAGGTGCTCGTGGAGGATGGCGCGTGCACGTGACtggtttctatttctctttttcccttttctcctttctccttttttcttctcttctttctctccctttcccctttctgttttctttctttcttctctttatacgatggaagactcccgatgcctctttttggagaaaccatctgctctcttattttttttatttttttatttttttattttactagtGGGTCCTACCACTTGttttgacctagtcaaaaaaacctcaaatattACAGAGCGCCAGTCCAGTCATCAACCTTGCCGATAAgtaaaatcaagtcctttccTTGGAGAATGCCGAAACTTGCCCGTATAGCACTCGAAGTCTTTGTGGCAAcctttaatttcatttcttaataTAGCTTTCGGACTTTGTGACTTGATTACACCCGCATAATGGTTTAAGAAACCAATTATACTTTTTCCATTTTGATAGGAACTTATTacaacaattgaaaggtttgacaCTTGATTATAGTTTGCACATAAGATGAAGACTAATGGTACAATTTCCCCCCACACATGGCTAtggcatttgaaaaaacatTGCATGCCAAAACATTGCATTATTCCTTAAGAAAGGGTTAACCTGCTATAACAACCTATTAAATCCGAACACTTTATGTGAATAAGCGCAAAACTATTGTTGGATTAAGTTTAACATTTGCATTACAAACTCATTGAATTTACTTCGGTGGCATTGTGCAACCTCATTTTCTTCAATGAATTAAGCCCTTTCTTTTTGCCAGAAATGTACTTTTTATTTCAATGAAAACATTTGAATTTGGATGTGATACCCACATTAGAACAATAGATAGAAGAAGACTGTACTAATGCGCTATTTTAAACTCTAGATGGAAGATGGTGGACAACAAAAAAGGATGTGGTTTCTATTTGATTAAAAGCCAAATTTTCAAGCACATGAGCAGGTCCATTCCCGAGTCTAGGGGTCCAGGCCAAACTCCAACTTAGATTGTATTGAAGTAGGAAGCAAGAATCTACTATGAAATGTTGAATACTCTAAGGGCAAAGACCCTTTCTATCGGGTTGCATTAAAACGATGCAATTGCTTTCAAAAATAGCTTTTCGAATCCCGAGGGACTGAGCATTATTGCAGAGTGAGAAGGAAAGCTATTTTTTATTGGATGGCATTAAACCTTGCAATTGCTTTCAAAAATCGATTTTTGGATGCTAAGAGATTGAGCATTATTGCGGGGTGAGAAgggggaaaagtgttaaaaaaagtcctaaatttattgtattggtgccaattcagtcattaatcttttgttttgatgccaattcagtcctaaaccttttattggtaccaattcaactctaaaacttttccattaGTGCTagttcagttctaaactttttgcgtttctattaatttagtcaatccggccaattttggcctgaaatttaccgacgtggatgtcggttGTCGTACGTGATATTGTTAGCAccgacatggattttttttttatgtttttatattttaaataattttttaaataaatatgttggtttttcttccttttcttttctcaatcattaaaaaaattagtacaattatctaaaaatattaaaataatattaaaaaaatatctacgtgAGTGTCAACTGTGCTACATATGACAACCAACGTCCATGTCGGCAACCGTCaggtcaaaattagttgaattgactcaattaacagaAATTTcaaaggtttgggactaaattggccctaatataaaaggtttaggactaaattgatacaaataaaaggtttatgaatgaattgacatcaatgcaaaaagtttagaacttaattggcatcaatacaatGGGTGTAagaattttttgacacttttcccgatgCGACGGATAGCTGATGCTTCCACTTCCATCGATGAGTTCCAATGTAAATTAAGCTTACTATGTTGGAGTGCACGTCAAATTTCACCATTCGATTAAAAGAGTATATATTTAGTCAAAATCTAACTCAGCAAGTACAAGTTCGTGTAGATTGACAGTCATTCTGGATTAATTCAGTTAACAATTTTGCACAAGTCCCATTGATGTATGATAATCCAATGTTAAACTAGCATTATTGTAGCATAGTACTGAGACAAGTTCAATAGAAATTATTTAACGGAAAAATCAAGGTGTTAAAGTATTTAAAAGCATTAGATGAATATGATAGTTCCATAAATTATTAGTTCAAAGTGAGAGGACCAAAATCAGCACTAGGTTTCAAATTAATACTTCATAGTAATTTGTcatcgaaagaaaaaaaggttggaACCCGTGCAGCACACGCACGGGGAATTCTACTAGTGTTTTAGGAAAGCTTGCAAACCAGGACAAAACCCTTTACTTTATAAAAAGTAACGTCGTCTTTTATCAATAAGTTGCCTCCCGGCGACCTCGCGATCGTTGACTGCACTTGCGAGCTCTCACGGCAGCCAGAGTTGCATTGGCATGCGTATTTCTGCGTCCCAACTTGGGATACGCGGTCGCCGGGGCCTGTGTTCATTCATTGTGCCGATGGTATGGAAGAAAAAGGATAATCTTGTTAAGCATTCGGATCTAGCGGGGGAAGCCCTCGCTCAACACCGGCAAGGGCAAGTCCTCGCCCGAGGTCGGCGATGGCTGGGAGAGGGGagcggaaaaggaaaaaggaaaaagaaaaggagaagaaaatgaaatcaaaaaagaaaaaaaatttaaaaaagtaacgTTCGGCCGggccttctttgaaataatgagagcatttcatgtttttatttgaaataagattcactttaggcccttatttgaaaaaataaatgcacttcatgcctttatttgaaatttctccgAAAAATAATAGAAGTTGGAGAGTGAAAATTAGGtctattttatgaatttattgatagagagagaacttaATTTACTTAATTATGACATCATACTGTTGTATTCCCCAACCAAGTGTGAACTGAGTATGATGCTGTTTACTAGAGATTAATATACCCTAACATTTTTCAGCTGAAGAATCTCGGCATGTTTCGTTCATCTGGATTATTTTATGGAAAGAGAAGGAGGGAGGATTTTAATTGGACTGACTGAAAGTTCAAATATGACATGAAAACATAGATAAAATTTGACAGACTACTAGTATCATTATCTCTTTTGGCAATGGACACTTCCAGTCAGTCAACTTCCCACGGGACACTTCATATCGCTTTTGCAGAATTATCGCGAAGTTATGACAAAGCCTTTTCACATTCGAGTCGCTTGTGCCCTCACATTGTCCAAAATAAGTGTGTACGGGTAAAGGTAAAGAACGGGCCAATTCCTGAATCAGACGTGCAAGACGGGTTCTCCAACCTCCCCTCAATGACTGACGGTCTCAACACATGATTATGGTGTGGGTTAATATGGGAGTTACTGTGAATAGCATTCTTTTaactattaaaaagaaaatgagttgGCATTATCGCACGAGTAACTTTGACGCTCAAAACAAAATTTCAGCCGATAATATTTCTGATTAGTGGATCATGTCGTTTGTCATGTCCCTCACAATGAAAAGCAACCTACTGTTTTTCCAAAGAGCCAGTAGTTCGTGCGGGTCAGAACGTACCCGACGAGGAATTTCGCTTTGGTATTGAATACTAAGAACAGATCCTAGCTAGCGAAGTGtctattgatgcaatcaagagTGACTCTGTTCATCATGGAGAAGTTCATGTTTTTAGCATTTCTTGATCTTCTGTTAGCTTTCCTATTGATGTCTCAGCCCACCATTTGTTCCAGCAACTTCACTG
This genomic interval from Rhodamnia argentea isolate NSW1041297 chromosome 4, ASM2092103v1, whole genome shotgun sequence contains the following:
- the LOC125314664 gene encoding uncharacterized protein LOC125314664; translation: MSSDSDPPLVSLVRDRGKRAIDIDPSDVPRGSRGRPSIRRQDDTRADSQETRKQSQQLRAQNNVSGVIEPGGDRGYTFAQFGKAKPPTYDGQTDPLMAFAGNFVADEKDKAEHFQRGLRPEIRFELASLLLTTYEDVLERAIGIEQEILESGIAGAPQHKRHKARNFQESHLSEGNKQRGFSGIEKAKSRAILKPSTTCGKLHSGQCYWKTGVCFLCGKAGYIRQTCPMQRKAPADNRSCFVCGRPGHLARTCPMRKNAPPVDRPQENQQRQRTAGKVFTMTEEDAAASNAVVTGDVSIASRYAYALFGPGATHSFVSMKFAKKLDVPPKSLDGDLRVDTPTGDFFNADRVYKRWLISVLQARKLLKKGCHGYLAYVRDTNKDVVKLENVSVVRDFPDVFPEDLPDLPLDREIEFFIDPMPGTTPISKAPYRMAPTELRELKTQLQELPDKGFIRPSVSPWGAPVLFVKKKDNSMRLCIDYPAVPLLPATVRRPQLVLKVFLDL